TCGGATGGGAGTATCGCCCAGTGGTCAGCTATCTCTATGATGAAGGTTCACGTGTGAAGTGGTCGGTGGTGGCACCCTTATCCGCTTGGGGGGAGTATGCCTACGATCTTTCACGCATGCCGCGTCATGTGCTGGCTGATACTATAGCCGCTCAGTTTCAGTTAAGTGCCGCAGGGGTGGCCTTGCCGATGCAAGATGTGGAGGCGGTTTGCTTTCGCATGAATACATTTGATTACCAACGTGGGCGTTCCGTCAGAGGGGGCGATCCTGATAATATGATGCTCCGGTTGGATATGACTTTTGAGTCGCCAACTCTTGCGGCGGATTGGTTGGAGGCGCGTTGCATAGATTTCCCAGCGCTGAGCCCCCGCATGTTTTTAAGCGCATGGGTAGAATCTCAAGGTGAAAATTTTCAAGTCCTACATCCAGAGGCCAATTCTTTCCGCTGGCAGTCGCGGGCGTCTGAGGAGCGCTTGTTACAAGTCAATGCACGCTAGTGTGCTAAGGTAAATTTAGAGGTAATAATTTAATCATGTTCAATCAATTATATAATCGAGTAGCGCGCTACTGTAGTTACGGCTTTGTTGGCTGTTTGGCTACAATGGCGACGCATAATCATGTACACGCGGACGATGTCAAAGCACTCCATTTTGATGGAGTCGATGACTACGTGACAATGGGAGACACCTTAGGTCTTTCCGAACTCACGATCAGTGTCTGGTTTAAAAAAGACGCGGGCGGTGCTCTAGGCAGTTCTGGCGCGGGCGGTGTCAATGTGATACCACTTGTGGCTAAAGGACGTGGGGAGAATGATGCCAGCACGCTCGACTGTAATTACATCTTCGGGATCAATAGTGCAGGCATGCTTGCCGCTGACTTCGAAGAAGGCGCTGCGGGTGTCAGCCCCGGGGTCAATCACCCTGTGGTGGGTGTGACTCCTGTGGTTGAAGGCGTGTGGCAGCATGCCGCACTCACTTATGATGGCGCGACATGGAAGGTATATTTGAATGGACAGTTGGATGCGGAGCTTTACGTGGGGCAGCCCCTCCGTTCCGATAGTATCCAGCATTTCGGATTGGGTGCAGCAATGAATTCTAGTGGCACCGTTCAGGGCTATTTTGCAGGAAGCCTGAATGAAGTCAGCGTTTGGGATCATGCCTTGAGCCAAAGTGATATCGAGAACTTAATGACCTCGTCGCCTGCTGTCACAGAAACCGGACTTGTGGGCTATTGGCCACTGGAGCAGGCGTCTGGTGTTGCAGTCGCCGATGCGACGGGTAACAACGATGGTGTCTTTACTGGCGAGACCGAATCCACATGGGTGGACAGCAATTTTGTAAGAGCGGATTTTGTGACGCCTCCTACTAATCTGCGAGCCTGGGCTTCTCAGGTAGGAGCGATCAGCCTTAGCTGGACGGATCAAGCAAGCGCTGAGGCAGGCTATATTGTTGAGCGTTATGATTCAAGCACTGCAGCATGGTCCGAGTTGGCGACACTGCCAGCAGATAGCACTTCCTATCTGGATGAATCGGTCGACTTAGACGTCGATTATCTATATCGCGTACGTGTGTCTGGTGGCGCCACTTCATTAGTTACACAAGCCAATGCCGGCACTTCAGCCGGCCATCATGTGACGAAGCTGCGCTACGGAGTGAATGGATACTTTGATGCGCTTGATATCGGATTGCGTCAATATGTTGCGCCCGGACCCGATGTGACGTGGAACATTGTGACGCTGTATACTGATAATAATTCGTCAACGAACGAAGATCAGATTTTGATGCAATTCCCCAATCTTGAGGGAGCCATAGCCGATGGCAAAGTGCCTGCGGGCTCGGTGGTTCAAAGCGCGACTCTACGTATTTGGGTAGGCGATGGTAATGAGAAGAGTTCTAACACCATCAGCATGTATCCGATGTTGAGTGATTGGGACAGCCATAGCACCTGGAATAGCATGGTTGACGGAATCAGCCCCGACGGTGTCGAAGCCGCGAGCACTCCAGACTTTGCGCAGAATGGTTTGAATGTGGCCAGTGTCTGGTCAGAGTGGGATTTGACTGAGCGTGTGCAAAGTATTTTGGATGGCAGTCATACCAATCGTGGTTGGGTATTATTAAATGCGGGCAGTAATGGTTTCGGGATCACTTCCTCGGAGTCAAGCGACCTGAGTTTGCGTCCGGAGTTGGTCATTCACTATACACTCGGTGCCGTTCCTGGTTCGCCGACGGATACCAGCGTGAGCCGCACGCCAGAGAATGCCGCCTTGATTACATGGACTGATAGCGTGAGTGACGAGGGGAACTATATCGTAGAGCGCGCTTATTCGCTCGATGGTCCGTGGACAATACTCACGGATAGTTTGCCTGCAGGCAGCACGTCCTATAGCGACAGCACCGTGCTCGAAGATACGAAGTATTTCTATCGTGTGAGCGCTTCTAACACATTTGGCTCAGGCGAGCCCGATGCGGTGCAGGCCTTCCGCTTTGGAACAGGAACCAGCGCACTGGAGTTCGATGGCATCGATGATTACATCACCATGGGCAACACGCTCGGTATGTCTGAGTTGACCATTACCCTTTGGTTTAAGAAAACCGGTGAAGGTTCCACCGCAACCACTGGTGTGGGTGGTATTCACGGCATTCCACTCGTCGCGAAAGGCCGCGGTGAGAGTGATGGCTCTACAGTAGATTGTAATTATTTCTTCGGCATTGATTCTGGCACAGGTATGCTGGGGGCCGACTTTGAAGAAGGAGCCGGCGGCACCAGTCCGGGCCTGAATCACCCGATTGTAGGTGTGTCTCCGATTCAAGATCATGTGTGGTATTATGCCGCACTGACTTACGATGGCAGCACATGGAAGCTATATTTAAATGGTGCGCTGGAGAATGAACTCTATGTCGGACAGCCGTTGCGCGCCGATAGTATTCAGCACTTTAGTATCGGTTCCGCGCTCAATTCCTCCGGCTCACCGGCGGGTTATTTTGCAGGTTTGATTGATGAAGTCTCTGTTTGGAATCGTGCACTTGAAATGAGTGAGATCCGCGCATTGATGACTGAGAATCCCGCACTGCCGAATGCAGATTTGTCCGGCTTCTGGAAACTGGATGAAACTGCGGGCGCCGCAGCCTACGACGAAAGTCAGCAAATTCACGGCGCTGTTAGTGGGGTCTTTACTGATGCGGATTGGCAAGCCACCGACTTGGACACATCTGTGATCTCCTTTCCTCCCACGGATCTGACAGCATTGGCCACAGCCGATAAAGTGATCGAATTGAGCTGGGTAGATGCTTCCAGTAATGAGTCGGGTTTCACGCTGGAGCGCCGCGAAGGCACAGAGGGTGAATGGATTGTGATCGAAACGACTGCCGCGAATGTGGAAAGCTACTCCGACACGGAGGTTCAGCCCGATCTAGATTACTACTACCGTGTCAGCACTGTTGGGGGCACGGTATATAGCTCCGCGATACGTGCGAATATCGGCACGCGCTACAATGAGAAAGTTGCCAAGTTCCAGTATGGAATGAATGGATACACCGCGACTAATGATATCGGCATTCGCTCCTCGAGCTCGCCTGGTGCTGATGCAACCTGGAATACTTCCAACCTCTATACCGACAATAATAGTGAGACTGATGAAGATCAGGTGCTGATTGATTTCCAAGATATCATCGGAACCGGCGCGCAGCAAATACCATCCACTGCGATCGTTAAGAGCGCGACGCTACGCCTATGGGTTGGAGACGGGAATAACCCCAGCAACGATATCATTAGCCTACACCGCATGCTCGCGGATTGGTCGGCGAACAGCAGCTGGAATTCGATGGTCGATGGTATCACAGCCGACGATGTCGAAGCAGTCGCCACTGCGGAATATGTGCATGAAACCTATAAGGACATCGAGACCTGGAGCGAGTGGGACGTCACCGCTTCCATCGAAGCGTATCTTGCAGGCACTGCGACCAATCGCGGTTGGGTGTTGTTGAACTCCGATAATGATGGCTTTGGCTTCTGGACTTCCAAGGCCGCAGATATTGATATTCATCCTGAATTAGTGGTTGTCTATAGCGATGGCCCGACTCCTGCAGCGCCCACTTCGGTAGTTGCAGAGCCGGTCTCTACTTCAGAAATTGAGTTGACCTGGACTGACGTTGCTAGCGACGAGACCGCCTATATGATTGAACACGCCACGGACTACTACGGTGAGTGGGAGGTGTTAGTTGCGGATCTCGATCCAGATACGCAGTCCTACAGCCACACAGGCTTGGAGACGGAGAGCACACACTATTACCGTGTAGTCGCTTTGAGCGAAACTGGTGGCGGCATCAGTGAGCCCGCGTTTGCTCGCACCGACGATGGACCTTATGGTCTGCGTCAACTGTCCTTCCAGCAAGGCTTCAATGACTATGCGAGTGCATTGGAGATTGAGATCGATTCCGATACGCCTGAGGCCAATGCGCAGAATGGAATCCTATGGGTAGACCACAACTCGGATGGCAGTGAGCGTCAGGTATTGCTGAACTTTGGCGACATCTTTGGTGAAGCTGCGGGGCAAATCCCTGCAGGCTCGATTATCGATCGTGCTTATATCCGACTCTATGTCGGCACCGATACTTCCGTGCAAAGTGATGGCCCCATGCACTTCCAGCAAATGCTGGTGGATTGGGATGATTTGTCTAGCTGGTCCTCGGAGGCCTGGGGCGGTAACGGTATCGACGATGACGATATCGAATCAGATAGTCAGCCCGATAGCGTGAGCATCTTCTCTAGCCAAGAGTCATACTACGACGTCGAGGTCACGCCGACCCTGGTCGACTGGTTGAATGGTGCACCGGTCTATGGCTGGGTGATTCAAACTTACTCCAACGATGGATACGGTTTCTATTCATCATTAAGTGCCGATGCAAAGCAACGCCCAGAGCTGATTGTTGAAATCGATACCGATCCTGCGAATCTGTATCCAGAGATCACGATCAATGCGCCTACAGACGGTGCGACTGAAGTTGCCGAGCCCGCGATCATTAATCTGGATGTCACTGATGGCAATCTTGAAGACCTACTGGATGTCACACTCTTCGGACGTCTAGTCGCTGATTCCGACGAAGCGTTCTCGGTGGTATTGCTGCCGGATACACAATTCTATTCGGCAGAGATCAATGGAGCTGTGAAGGAAATCTTCGCTTCCCAAACACAATGGATCATTGATAATCGCGAAGCCTTGAATATCGCCTTCGTCTTGCACCTGGGAGACATCGTTCAAAACGGTGATACTTATGGTAACGGCAGCTCTGCAGAGCAGGAGTGGATCAACGCTTCGGACGCGCTCTACTTACTGGAAGATCCGCTAACCACTGGTCTGCCTGAAGGTATTCCTTATGGCGTCGCGGTCGGGAATCACGACCAAGAGCCGATCTGGGATCCAGATGGCACTACGACTTACTATAACAAGTATTTCGGTGTCGATCACTGGGCCGGTAAGAGCTACTACGGCGACCACTACGGCAGTAACAATGATAACTACTACCAATTGTATTCGGTTGGCTCATACGACTTCCTTTCGATCAGTCTGGAGTATCGTGGTTCTGCAAATGCAGAGGTGCTCGATTGGGCCGAAGGCTTAGTGCAAGCCTATCCCGACCGTCGTGTCATCGTGACGACGCACCACCTTGTCAATACCGGCAATCCTGCTTCTTGGAGTTCCTACGGTGAAGCGATCTACGAGCGCTTGAAGGGCTATCCTAACTTAGACCTGATGCTCGGTGGTCACATCCACGGTGAGGGACAACGCACGGATGACTTTGAGGGAAATATTACACACTCTCTCTTGCAAGACTATCAGGGCTATAGCGAAGGTGGCCAAGGTTACCTACGAATCCTGACATTCGAACCTGCACACAATAAGATCTACGTGCGCACTTACTCACCTTGGGTGGATGCCTATGAGACCGACACGAACAGTCAGTTCGAATTGGAGTATGACATGGGAACCATCATCTCCGAATTTGAGGAGTTGGCGACCTTCACCGATATACCTGCCGAATCCGAATTGGAGTTCGAATGGGATGAGCTATTGGCTGGCCGTCATTATGAGTGGTATGTTCGAGCAACGGATGGACGTAAGCCAGTAGAAACCAGCTTACAGTCATTCACCGCAGCGGGGGCGACTTATTCCGCTTGGCGTGATCAACTCTTCGATGCCGAAGATAGCAATGTCGGCCGCGAGGACGACCATGATGGCGACGGCTATAGCAACTACTATGAGTTCGTCTTTAATGGAAATCCTAAGAGCGGTTCAGGCCTGCACATGCCTACGGTCACCCTCGGTGAGGGCGGTAATGAAATGCGCTATCAGCGCATTAAAGATGCTGGCTTGCAATGGAGCTACCTCGTCTCGCAAGACTTGATCCACTGGGATCTGCCTAGTGAAGAAGTCGTCGAGATCACCGAGCACATCGTGGACAACGAGGACGGCACCGAATCGGTCCAGCTTGAGATTGATACTAAGGTCAAAGCACTCTTCTGGCGCATCGTCGCTGAATAGAATCTCAATCGCTAAAGTGAACACCACTATCGCTTGCGATAGTGGTGTTTTGCTTTGGTATGAGTCGCCTTTTATAACTGGTGCATCGGTATGGGTGATTGTTCTTGAGGAGAGTTTCGCCAGAATTATATCTGGCTTGGATTTTGCTAAGGTGGCTCGCATGAATTCCTACCTATTTCATGTGTTATGCCTGCTGGGCATCCTTTCTCTCGCGAAGCAACCTGGATTATATGGTGCGATTGCTTTACATCCTGAAGCACCCGCTGAGGCGTCTATCTATTTTAGTGGCGACTGGGGGCAATCCCCAGGTTATATGACGCGTGCTGAGTTGGCTGCGCTTGATGACTATACGACGATACGGACGGAGGTATTTCCTGGAGCTGCCGAGGCGGACTTGGGTGTCCTACCATTGAAATCATTGATTCAGGTTCTTGGTTTAGGGGATGAATGTGATGGTTTTGTATTGGAATGTACTGATGCTTGGGAGAGCTACGTGACCCTCGAGTATATCGAGGAGCATGACCCGGTTATGTTGCTATATTATAATGGTAAATCACCAGAGGAGGCTGAATGGCCTATGTTTGGGGGTGATATTGAAGCGCTTGCCCCCTATTATGTTTTTGTCGTGGGGGACCGGAGTGGTTATGTCGATGCTCCTAAATACGGAATGATTTCAGCGACGCAAATGAATGGTATCCGTGCGACGAATACGGCGGAGCGTTACGCACCTTTTTACAAGTCACCGATGGATCAGCTTTCGCCAATGGCTCAGGCTGGTCGCGATTTATTCTTGCAACGTTGTAATGTATGCCATGAAGGGCCGGGGGGTGTGGGCGGCAATGTTTCTCAGCGCCCTTTGATTGTCTTACAAGGACATGCGGTCTACAACGAAGATTATCTACGTAAAATGATTACGAATCCAAAGCAGTTTTACCCTGAGACGATCATGCCAAATCATGAAGACTTTGATGACCTCAAGTTTGCAAAGATTGTTACTTATTTAAAAGAAACATCAGCGCTAATGAAGTGAGTCTGTGGTTTTATTATTTGGGTAGGGGCATTTCTGATGCAAAAATACGGGATTTATCATCTTGAGCTCTGTCAGGATTGGCTCAGGAAATGCATGTGTGTGAGTCGATGAAGACCTTACATTATTGACTACCAAATATGAAAACCATGAGTAAAAAAGACGTATCCGTTTGCCCAGTATGCAGCAAGAATTTGAAGGTCGTGCGGGCCTCGGCCAAAGTGGTTACCGAGGAGCACACTTTCTGTTCGGCGAGTTGCCATCAAATTTCGTTGGCGCCAAGTAGTTTTTTTCAACCGAGTCGAGTCTTTGGGCGAGGTGGTAGCTCCTACCGTTCCAGAGAGTTGAAAGTGAGTTAGTTGGCTTGGTGTGCGCGTTATCAACTGTGCTGCGAAGTGAGCTGAGGTGCTTTTTGCCTAAATAATGTCCATGCTGCTCGGGTTTTACGGGCTGACATGTTCTTGTATTCGTTTGTGGATTGCGCATCTTGTGCAGCATGCGAACGATTAAATGGATACTTCTAGGAGCTCTCCTCGGGGTGGCGGCTTTGCCTTACTTGCTTTTTCAGCAACAGGAGTTGCCAGCGGGCACTCGCTTGAGTAGCCTGGATTTCGAATATTCGGAGGCGCGCTTGTTGGTTGATCGCACTATGTGGGATGACGCGACGGGAGAGGTGGTGCGCTCACATGAGATTTTTGATACGATTCTGCGGGAAATTGAGTTGGCCGAAACCTTTGTGATTGCGGATTTCTTCTTGTGGAATCCGTGGCGTGGTGCGGTGGAATCCTCTGGAGAGTTGCGAGCACTTGCGCAAGAGTTGGCGGAGGCGTTGATCCGCAAGCGTATTCAGAGTCCTGATATACCGATCCTGGTGATTACGGATCCGATTAATCGAATTTATGGCGATCATGCGTCTGATTATTATGCTCGATTGGCTGGAGCGGGCATCCCAGTGGTTTTTACTGATTTGAGTCAGCTGCCGGATTCGAATCGTATCTATGCGCCACAGGCTTGGTTTTGGGGGCAGTATTTGCCAGCTGAGAAGATCGACAGCGATCTTGCCCTGATTCCTAATCCATTTGATCAGTCGGGTGAAAAGCTGACTCTGGCGCAATTGGGGCGCTTGTTGTATTTTAAAGCAAACCACCGGAAGGTTTTGGTGACTGGTCGGCAGAGCACCGCGCCTCGTGTCTTAGTCGGTAGTTTTAATCCAGCTGATGGCAGTGCAAATCATTCTAATGTCGGGGCTTTGGTAGAGGGCGCAGTCGCGATCTATGCGGCGCATTCGGAGTTGGATATTGCGGAGTGGTCGTCGTCGAATCTCCAGCAGGTTGCGGGGGAGTTGAGTCAACAAATCGCCCAGGCGATTGCGACGATTCGGCTGCGTGTGCCAGCGGTCGCTTCCTTGCCTCGGGCTCGCGAGGGGGCACCGCGGGTGGCCTGGCGCAGTGAGGGGGCAATTCAGCAAGAGCTGCGGGAGCAGTTGAATCAGGCGGTGGCTGGCACGCGTGTGGATGCGGCTGTATTTTATTTTTCGGATCGCCGCATCGTGAAGGCCTTTATTGAGGCGATTCAGCGAGGGGCTGAGGTTCGATTATTACTGGATGCCAATCGTGATGCCTTTGGGCGCGAGAAAAACGGAATTCCGAATCGTGCGGTGGCGGCCGAGTTGATGGCATTGGCGGGGGTGGGCAATGTGGAGGTGCGCTGGGCTGCGACGCATGGCGAGCAGTATCATGCAAAGGTGCTACGTGTCGTGGGCGAGCGGCAAGATGTGCTCTTTTTAGGCTCTGCTAACTGGACGCGACGAAACTTGGATGATTTAAACCTAGAGGCGAACCTGCTGTTTCAAGACGCTTCTGACTTGGGGCGTGACTTCGATGCTTACTTCGAAGCTCTTTGGGCGAATGCGAATGGCTATGTGGAAAGTTTGCCCTATGAAGATTGGGCGGAGTCTGGCTGGAGTTTGCGCTGGAAGACCTGGCTCTACCGTTTTCAAGAGTGGAGCGGAGCTTCGACGTTTTGATTTTTATGCGTGTTTGACTGCGATCAGTGTCAGGTCGTCTAGTTGTCCAGTGCCTTGGGAGAAGCGCTTTACGCTTTCGAGGGTTTGTTCGATGACCTCTTGTGCGCCTTTGTCTCCGTGGGTGCGGAGTAATTCGGTGAGTCGTTGTGTGCCGTATTCTTCGCCTTGTTGATTCGCGCTCTCGGTGATGCCGTCAGTATATAGTAAAAG
The nucleotide sequence above comes from Coraliomargarita algicola. Encoded proteins:
- a CDS encoding phospholipase D-like domain-containing protein, with product MRTIKWILLGALLGVAALPYLLFQQQELPAGTRLSSLDFEYSEARLLVDRTMWDDATGEVVRSHEIFDTILREIELAETFVIADFFLWNPWRGAVESSGELRALAQELAEALIRKRIQSPDIPILVITDPINRIYGDHASDYYARLAGAGIPVVFTDLSQLPDSNRIYAPQAWFWGQYLPAEKIDSDLALIPNPFDQSGEKLTLAQLGRLLYFKANHRKVLVTGRQSTAPRVLVGSFNPADGSANHSNVGALVEGAVAIYAAHSELDIAEWSSSNLQQVAGELSQQIAQAIATIRLRVPAVASLPRAREGAPRVAWRSEGAIQQELREQLNQAVAGTRVDAAVFYFSDRRIVKAFIEAIQRGAEVRLLLDANRDAFGREKNGIPNRAVAAELMALAGVGNVEVRWAATHGEQYHAKVLRVVGERQDVLFLGSANWTRRNLDDLNLEANLLFQDASDLGRDFDAYFEALWANANGYVESLPYEDWAESGWSLRWKTWLYRFQEWSGASTF
- a CDS encoding DNRLRE domain-containing protein: MFNQLYNRVARYCSYGFVGCLATMATHNHVHADDVKALHFDGVDDYVTMGDTLGLSELTISVWFKKDAGGALGSSGAGGVNVIPLVAKGRGENDASTLDCNYIFGINSAGMLAADFEEGAAGVSPGVNHPVVGVTPVVEGVWQHAALTYDGATWKVYLNGQLDAELYVGQPLRSDSIQHFGLGAAMNSSGTVQGYFAGSLNEVSVWDHALSQSDIENLMTSSPAVTETGLVGYWPLEQASGVAVADATGNNDGVFTGETESTWVDSNFVRADFVTPPTNLRAWASQVGAISLSWTDQASAEAGYIVERYDSSTAAWSELATLPADSTSYLDESVDLDVDYLYRVRVSGGATSLVTQANAGTSAGHHVTKLRYGVNGYFDALDIGLRQYVAPGPDVTWNIVTLYTDNNSSTNEDQILMQFPNLEGAIADGKVPAGSVVQSATLRIWVGDGNEKSSNTISMYPMLSDWDSHSTWNSMVDGISPDGVEAASTPDFAQNGLNVASVWSEWDLTERVQSILDGSHTNRGWVLLNAGSNGFGITSSESSDLSLRPELVIHYTLGAVPGSPTDTSVSRTPENAALITWTDSVSDEGNYIVERAYSLDGPWTILTDSLPAGSTSYSDSTVLEDTKYFYRVSASNTFGSGEPDAVQAFRFGTGTSALEFDGIDDYITMGNTLGMSELTITLWFKKTGEGSTATTGVGGIHGIPLVAKGRGESDGSTVDCNYFFGIDSGTGMLGADFEEGAGGTSPGLNHPIVGVSPIQDHVWYYAALTYDGSTWKLYLNGALENELYVGQPLRADSIQHFSIGSALNSSGSPAGYFAGLIDEVSVWNRALEMSEIRALMTENPALPNADLSGFWKLDETAGAAAYDESQQIHGAVSGVFTDADWQATDLDTSVISFPPTDLTALATADKVIELSWVDASSNESGFTLERREGTEGEWIVIETTAANVESYSDTEVQPDLDYYYRVSTVGGTVYSSAIRANIGTRYNEKVAKFQYGMNGYTATNDIGIRSSSSPGADATWNTSNLYTDNNSETDEDQVLIDFQDIIGTGAQQIPSTAIVKSATLRLWVGDGNNPSNDIISLHRMLADWSANSSWNSMVDGITADDVEAVATAEYVHETYKDIETWSEWDVTASIEAYLAGTATNRGWVLLNSDNDGFGFWTSKAADIDIHPELVVVYSDGPTPAAPTSVVAEPVSTSEIELTWTDVASDETAYMIEHATDYYGEWEVLVADLDPDTQSYSHTGLETESTHYYRVVALSETGGGISEPAFARTDDGPYGLRQLSFQQGFNDYASALEIEIDSDTPEANAQNGILWVDHNSDGSERQVLLNFGDIFGEAAGQIPAGSIIDRAYIRLYVGTDTSVQSDGPMHFQQMLVDWDDLSSWSSEAWGGNGIDDDDIESDSQPDSVSIFSSQESYYDVEVTPTLVDWLNGAPVYGWVIQTYSNDGYGFYSSLSADAKQRPELIVEIDTDPANLYPEITINAPTDGATEVAEPAIINLDVTDGNLEDLLDVTLFGRLVADSDEAFSVVLLPDTQFYSAEINGAVKEIFASQTQWIIDNREALNIAFVLHLGDIVQNGDTYGNGSSAEQEWINASDALYLLEDPLTTGLPEGIPYGVAVGNHDQEPIWDPDGTTTYYNKYFGVDHWAGKSYYGDHYGSNNDNYYQLYSVGSYDFLSISLEYRGSANAEVLDWAEGLVQAYPDRRVIVTTHHLVNTGNPASWSSYGEAIYERLKGYPNLDLMLGGHIHGEGQRTDDFEGNITHSLLQDYQGYSEGGQGYLRILTFEPAHNKIYVRTYSPWVDAYETDTNSQFELEYDMGTIISEFEELATFTDIPAESELEFEWDELLAGRHYEWYVRATDGRKPVETSLQSFTAAGATYSAWRDQLFDAEDSNVGREDDHDGDGYSNYYEFVFNGNPKSGSGLHMPTVTLGEGGNEMRYQRIKDAGLQWSYLVSQDLIHWDLPSEEVVEITEHIVDNEDGTESVQLEIDTKVKALFWRIVAE
- a CDS encoding c-type cytochrome translates to MNTTIACDSGVLLWYESPFITGASVWVIVLEESFARIISGLDFAKVARMNSYLFHVLCLLGILSLAKQPGLYGAIALHPEAPAEASIYFSGDWGQSPGYMTRAELAALDDYTTIRTEVFPGAAEADLGVLPLKSLIQVLGLGDECDGFVLECTDAWESYVTLEYIEEHDPVMLLYYNGKSPEEAEWPMFGGDIEALAPYYVFVVGDRSGYVDAPKYGMISATQMNGIRATNTAERYAPFYKSPMDQLSPMAQAGRDLFLQRCNVCHEGPGGVGGNVSQRPLIVLQGHAVYNEDYLRKMITNPKQFYPETIMPNHEDFDDLKFAKIVTYLKETSALMK